A stretch of the Porites lutea chromosome 12, jaPorLute2.1, whole genome shotgun sequence genome encodes the following:
- the LOC140953703 gene encoding uncharacterized protein — protein MDNTANILILGHSFVRRLQTFLTEHHDRRAAHNMNLPHENISFLGIGGRTVSKILSFDLDKIKAFQPKVIILELGTNDLCVEGQRPESVGSDIEHLVQVLHDHCGAEFIMVCLVIYRSAIPPHVPDFSHKVDLLNKYLKVVLEPLPYAEAWSHRGLQSPSIAVLCRDGVHLNAAGNYALYRSYRGAILFALKKLATFSEAQ, from the coding sequence ATGGATAATACCGCCAACATTCTCATTCTTGGTCATTCATTTGTGAGGCGTTTACAGACATTCCTCACCGAACATCACGATAGGCGTGCCGCTCACAACATGAACTTGCCTCACGAAAATATATCTTTTCTAGGCATCGGCGGTAGAACCGTCTCTAAAATACTGTCCTTTGATTTGGACAAAATTAAGGCCTTTCAGCCAAAGGTTATCATTTTAGAACTGGGAACTAATGATTTGTGTGTAGAGGGGCAGCGCCCCGAATCTGTTGGTTCAGATATTGAACATTTAGTTCAAGTCCTCCATGATCACTGTGGAGCAGAGTTTATAATGGTATGCCTAGTCATTTACCGGTCTGCTATTCCTCCACACGTTCCCGATTTCAGCCACAAAGTAGACCTTCTCAATAAATATCTCAAAGTGGTCCTCGAACCACTCCCTTATGCTGAAGCGTGGAGCCATAGAGGGCTTCAAAGCCCATCTATTGCTGTTTTATGCCGAGATGGCGTTCATTTGAACGCAGCGGGTAACTATGCTCTTTATCGTAGCTATAGGGGAGCCATTCTATTCGCCTTGAAGAAGTTAGCCACTTTTTCTGAGGCTCAGTGA